A genome region from Hevea brasiliensis isolate MT/VB/25A 57/8 chromosome 7, ASM3005281v1, whole genome shotgun sequence includes the following:
- the LOC110656510 gene encoding zinc finger CCCH domain-containing protein 2-like → MYTYIRPTPLLPSPSTLISCPLPCEIRSPVLSGYFVLDFLFYPCKMSSICADQHKLYPSHQLISSSFSKKSFKDLEIPAPRKLLTKKNLIDSPDNIKSPYYESNLQNLLPCNDSINGDLDHSRGKVDDEDLDPYSSDRFRMYEFKIRRCTRSHSHDWTDCPFAHPGEKARRRDPRKYHYSGTVCSEFRRGGCSRGDTCEFAHGVFEIWLHPSRYRTEACKDGKNCKRKICFFAHSARQLRIIPEVSCEAGKYDEGLALPSSLNHGHCCCLACHFVISSPTSTLLGMANMSPPVSPSLSPPLSPVKKRSISGFSPISRYTNRLSKLRSGVMSYKDVLAELMTSLEAMNFKNEAAAASSPISFSAANSIPWMDSSFNGEDHHQQLILSPSTPHPCGGSRNFFSGDCSSKGFIDEKINNDVKNGGPDPDLVWVNELLM, encoded by the coding sequence ATGTATACATATATTAGACCCACACCTTTGCTCCCTTCTCCATCAACGCTAATCTCATGTCCACTTCCATGTGAAATTCGCTCTCCGGTTCTATCTGGCTATTTCGTTCTTGATTTCTTGTTCTATCCTTGCAAAATGAGCTCCATATGTGCTGACCAACACAAGCTTTACCCCTCCCACCaactcatttcttcttctttttccaaGAAATCCTTCAAAGACCTTGAGATCCCTGCTCCAAGAAAACTCCTTACCAAGAAAAACCTCATAGATTCCCCTGATAATATTAAGTCCCCTTATTACGAGTCTAATCTCCAAAACTTGCTTCCTTGTAATGACTCCATTAATGGTGACCTTGATCATTCTCGTGGCAAAGTTGATGATGAGGACTTGGATCCTTACTCCTCTGATCGTTTCCGCATGTATGAGTTCAAGATCCGCCGCTGCACTCGCTCCCACAGCCATGACTGGACAGACTGCCCTTTTGCCCACCCAGGTGAAAAGGCCCGCCGGAGAGACCCCAGGAAGTACCACTACTCTGGAACAGTATGTTCTGAGTTTAGACGCGGTGGTTGTAGCCGCGGAGACACCTGTGAGTTCGCTCATGGTGTGTTTGAGATCTGGCTTCACCCTTCTCGCTACAGAACTGAAGCTTGCAAAGATGGCAAGAACTGCAAGCGAAAGATTTGCTTCTTCGCTCACTCTGCTCGCCAGCTTCGTATTATCCCCGAGGTTTCTTGCGAGGCCGGAAAATACGACGAGGGATTGGCCTTACCTTCTTCTCTTAACCATGGACATTGCTGCTGCTTGGCTTGTCATTTTGTGATTTCCTCTCCTACTTCTACTTTACTGGGTATGGCCAACATGTCGCCGCCAGTGTCTCCTTCACTGTCACCGCCTCTTTCGCCGGTGAAAAAGAGGTCAATAAGTGGGTTTTCGCCAATTTCCCGATACACTAATCGTTTGAGCAAGCTTAGGTCTGGAGTCATGAGCTATAAAGATGTGCTTGCAGAGCTAATGACTTCTTTGGAGGCCATGAATTTCAAAAACGAAGCTGCAGCTGCCTCTTCACCCATTTCTTTTTCTGCAGCCAATAGCATTCCTTGGATGGATTCTTCTTTCAATGGCGAAGATCATCATCAACAGTTGATTCTTTCACCTTCAACCCCACACCCTTGTGGTGGGTCAAGAAATTTTTTCAGTGGAGATTGTTCAAGCAAGGGATTTATTGATGAAAAGATAAACAATGATGTTAAGAATGGAGGTCCTGATCCTGATCTTGTATGGGTGAATGAGCTCTTGATGTAG